The Chanos chanos chromosome 3, fChaCha1.1, whole genome shotgun sequence genome segment ttcatttcttttgtgtggGGTGGAGGAGATAGTGTCTGAGAAAGGTAGTGTCTGTGTTATCTCAATCTGGACCTCACTTCATCTGCTCTCAGAGGTTATCTCAGTTCAGGCCTGTGGAGTGAGTTGCTAAATGAAAGCATTCTCTCTTAGGCAGTGAAGGAACTCCAAACTTCAGCTCGAGAGGCAATCATTCTGCTCAAGGCTATGATTGGAGAGGTCAGAGCCAATGCAGATGAAGAGGAAAGCGCCATTTGTACTCTCTTCAACAACATGCAGGTATGTCATTTGTCATGATATAACTGAACCTTATTGCAAAAGCTGTAGGAAGTTCACTCATCTGAGTTGTATGGATCCGGATTGTTCCCATTATAAGAGTTATCTAAGACACAGTATTATTTAATTTGCAGCATCAAAAGAGAATCCCCTGAAAACACAACAATCATTTGTTATTCTGATATAACTGAGATATGCaaagctgcttttgttttgGCAATGACCAGAAAATTTGCTTTCATGTAGGAGAAattggcagagagaaagaggattcTCCTGAGGGTAGCTCAAAGGTGaggatgttttcattttgccatAACAAATACTAAACACATAAATAAGCAGTTTTAGGTGAATTTTAAATGGTTTCTCACAATAGTAAGTCTCAGGCTAAATAAACTGCAACATAGTCAGTGGTCGGGGAGACATCAGTTTGGTCCTGTCTGCCATAACAGGCCAGAGTCCACAAACTACTGATTTACTTTTTGTTAGAGAAAATTGATAGATGTATTTCACGCCAGTTTATCATGGCTTGTTCAACATTAAGCAGTTTGGAAATAGAGTATAGTGCTATGCCATGGTAAAACCAATCAATACTAAAAGCTACAGTAACTTATTTGGAGCTAGTCCAGTAATGGATCAAGTTACAAAGTCTCAGAATAACTTAATGTTGCCGCTGTAAATTTACTGTCCATTCACTGACCAGAGGATGTTTGGCAGATGAGTCTCTAAATGAATGCGTGGATATAAAAACCCTGCTGCTGAAGCTTTTGACTGGAGAGTTGACATTTCAATAAGagtcaaacatacaaaaacctttttaaaagcCATGTCTGGAAAATTGGTGATACATGCTTGGGTTACTTTTGAAAGTATGTGCTGCTTTTTCTAAAAGAAATAAGCTCATTTTAATTGGAGGGAGGCAGTGCTGAGCATACTCTATGTTTGTTGTACAGTCAacatgaggagaaagaaagggctTTTAAAGAACAGCTATCTCATCTTGCTTCCCTCTTGCCAACACTGCAGGTAAGATCTCATTACACacataactcacacacatacaattgcTCCCCTAACATTCTGTTTAGTTTATTATACATTTAATTAACTCTTCTTATTTACTCACTATAAAGCATATTTTCAATTAATTATCCCCCACCACTTTTTTGCCACATGCAAATCAGACACTTCTGGCCATTAGCACGCTAATGGAAAGTGTAATAACAGATTTGAATGGATTTTTAGGTTCACCTGGTTACAGCCTCAGCCTTCCTCAGTTCAGCAAATAAGTTTGAGTTTTTAGACATGGGCTATGTAAGTAGATGCAACATATGCAACATATGCTTTCCTCAAATATTTGATAAATTTTATACATGCGATTTAAGATGATGACTTGTCATGTTAAACATGGTCAGAAGAGAGTATTATATTTCTAAGAATCAGGTGAAAGTTATCCTTAAGAGCTTTACTTTACAGCAACTAATGGAGAGGCTGAAAAAGATTGTGAAGCTGCCACACAGGTTGCGTCCTGCTCAAAGCAGCAAGGTAAATGCAGGCATCCTATTTAGTGTATGCTATTCAGTGCAGCAACAGTTTAGGATGCGATCCTCACAAAATGTGTCACTAACGCTTAGATTAACACAGAGTATCGGTCCGAGTTTGCCCGCTGCCTGGAGCCTCTGTTACTGCTGGGTCAACGGCGATCTGTGTCCCTCGCTGGAGGTGTGTCAGGATTGGGCCTGGGCAACAGCGGTGGCATGTAAGGCTCAGTTTCATTTGTTCAcgtgtgactgactgaaattATACACAAATCATAATGCATCTTTTCATTCTGAATGTAGTCAATGCGAAGAACAAAGCTGAAGGTTAAGATCAAACGATGCCTTTGATAACAGTACGGTCCTTTCAGTACTGACCAAAACTCCTGAAAACTTATATTAGATGTTCAGCATAATTACTGTACAATTAATTTTTTGACTTTCCTCATTTAAAGGTTGCCATCTTCTTTGTCAGTGGCCTGTCACTCTCCTGCAGTCAGTGAGATGTCTTTGGGTTCTTCAGCGGTTCGGAAGCCCACCTCACACCGCTACATCAGCACCAAGGTCCTCCTGGCTGAAGGAGGGGAGACTCCTTTCACAGAGCATTGCCGTAATTATGAGAACGGTTACAGAGTGAGTGGGTATTTGGGAGAATACCTACCCCCTCTTTTGACGACAACATCAAACAGATCAATAACACAACTTCCTGGTATGCTGCCAAGGAGCCAGGTATCTGATCATACCGTTTTGTATTGATGATTGACATGTTTCTCTGATCAGACTTTGCAGACTGAGATTCAGAAGCTTAAGGATCAGTTGCAGGAGATCCACAGAGATCTCACTAAGCATCACTCCCTTATTAAAACCGACACTATGGGTGAGATTCTCGATAGATCACTTCAAATGGATGAGCAGATTTCTTCTGAGTATTCATCTGTGGAGCGAATGAGAGCCATATTTGAAGAGGTGAAAAGCATAGGGATTAGTGGCATTAGCTTCTCATTACTTGTCGCTGGACAAGGTGATAATAGTATTGATCTTATCCTTAGATCTGGGAAGAGACTTTCCAGAGGGTTGCAAATGAACAGGAAATTTATGAAGGTAAGAGATTAATCAAATTGAGGGTATTTTCCGGAAATAACGAGTTTGTGATGCTGACAAGTTCTGTGCAATGTGTCCTTTTCTCTAGCACAGCTTCATGATTTGATGCAGCTGAAGCAAGAGAATTCCTATCTGACCACCATAACTCGGCAAATTGGCCCTTACATCCGATCCATTGCTAAAGTGAAGGAACGTCTTGAGCCAAGGTAGTGAATTCTGTCTGCTTACAGTTACTGCATGCCATCACCACCGCAAAATGGATACAGTAGATGATTACAAAAGCTTTTCACCTTTTATTCTTTATCAGTATCCACTAATGGACTCCCTTTCCCTTCAAACATACAGTAGTCTAACTTCCCATTTGATTAGATATGAGGCATTCATGGCTCTGAATTATTTACTGTACATGGTAAGGCATACACTAATATTGATATTTTGACAGACTGAAGGAGCCTAAAGAGCTGAAAGATGACCGCACTGAAACCATGCTGAAACTCTATGAGGACAGCAGTATGACCACTGACTTATCCCACAGGCAAGCCCTAAAAACCCTCATTTAAGTACAGTCAGGAGCAATGGCCATGTGCTTTCTCACAATCTAACGCTACCCATTAAAGACATACTGTCTGTCACAGAGTGCCTCTGAGGGAGACTGGCATTGTGATGATTATTTATCTCCATGCCTTATTAGCAGTGACCTGACGTGTGCTGCTGATGATAACCGGATGCTTAGCGCCATATCTGATGAGACCAGTCCAAAGAATAAGGAATTCTACAGGCCAAGCAAACCCAAAAGTGCCACTGAAACAGTTAGCCGAAAGGAGCTGCCACTTTGACGTCACACATCTGGGAGAGACAAAACATAGGGAAtgttgtcttgtctgtttaTCGTAACTGATGTAAACCAGTAAGACTGCATTACTATTAAAGCTGAGTGCTCTATATCCTAAAATGTGGTTGAGTAGAAATCTGCCAAGTAAAATTAACATTATTAATTTCTGTTAAGACAttggtttttaaaagaaatgcacaTACTGGATACAGCATTAGGTCTGTTCAATAAAATACACCTTTcagatttaatatttattttattccagAGATTTGTGGCCATTTCTTTACTTTTGAAAAAGTCAGTGAGAGTAAATGCACAGTTATTATCCAGGAAGTGTAGTCCTTCTCCACATGTTTCAAACAGTATTACATGCGCATTATAGTGCAATTCAGCCATCTAACGTGTGGCCAGTAGTATTACACTCTGACTGGGTGCGCTCATGATCTCTTAATCTTTATACATTTTCCTCTCTAAACATTTCCACAATGTCAATGTCTTATATGTCAGTTCTTCAGTGCCATTCACCCACTGAAAGTGAATCAAACTCATTTCCCACTGCTGCACTCTGTACTCAGTACTCATGAGTTTGGCCATGCCAagcagagagtggagctgtCCTGGAATAAAATAAGTGAGGAAACAGATGTCTTATACGTAGCCCACGTTCATTCAAATACATACTCTCTGAGTCGCCTCTCTAAAGGAATTGACCATCAGTTGTTTGACATACATGTGAAATGCAGATGGGTTTTGAAGCCCATAAGGAgtgtggagaaacagaaagtCATGTAGTGCACAGATGAGTGAAAAGATGATTATTTTACAGTAGGGGAATGTGTTGCCCTGACTTTTTGGTTTACACTGAGTGGGAAAGacttgcacacagacacaggcttcTTGATTCATGACTGCCAACACGTCCATCTGTTGGACTTGGCTGTTCTTATGGTTTTACTACAACACAGTCTGCAAGGGCCGCAGAGGA includes the following:
- the rnf207b gene encoding RING finger protein 207 gives rise to the protein MSGGIFSPLDNLYDLDSANCHPLVCHLCHEQYEHPCLLDCYHTFCASCLRGRAVDSRLTCPLCGHQSLVKGINALPPEDRLLKFLVDNSTDCEETVQCANCDLECKKQDVDAMYYCNTCSQPLCRECREITHKAKMFARHDIVSLAKRTKEAHKKCGLHEELYIMFSTEKKSMLCINCFRDMQVESRAHCIDIETAYMQGCEKLDQAVLAVKELQTSAREAIILLKAMIGEVRANADEEESAICTLFNNMQEKLAERKRILLRVAQSQHEEKERAFKEQLSHLASLLPTLQVHLVTASAFLSSANKFEFLDMGYQLMERLKKIVKLPHRLRPAQSSKINTEYRSEFARCLEPLLLLGQRRSVSLAGGVSGLGLGNSGGMLPSSLSVACHSPAVSEMSLGSSAVRKPTSHRYISTKVLLAEGGETPFTEHCRNYENGYRTLQTEIQKLKDQLQEIHRDLTKHHSLIKTDTMGEILDRSLQMDEQISSEYSSVERMRAIFEEIWEETFQRVANEQEIYEAQLHDLMQLKQENSYLTTITRQIGPYIRSIAKVKERLEPRLKEPKELKDDRTETMLKLYEDSSMTTDLSHSSDLTCAADDNRMLSAISDETSPKNKEFYRPSKPKSATETVSRKELPL